GGTCGCGCTGCCCACGCCATATCGCCTCTCCGCGAACGTGACGGAGGGCGTCCTCACTCTGACCAACGAAGGTTCACGCGCCGCGGTGTTCGGCGTCTTCCACAACGGCAGGGCCGAACACCACACGGTCACCGACCGGCGACGCGTGACGCTGCCGTCGGGAACCGATCACGTCGTTGTGACGGGACCCGACCGGTTCCTGCGTGATCTGCACTTCCGTCCCGGCGGGTCGACGGCCCGAGTGACGCTCAATCACGCCGCCGGACGGATCACTGTGAACGGACGCGATGTGACGTCGACCGCGGTCCGGAACAGTTGGTATGAGGTGAGCGTCGCCGACACCTCCGGGCGGCAGTACTTCACCGGCCGTCTCGAGAACGGCCGTCGGACGCGCACCTCGCCGCTTCACCGTGATCTAGGTCGCGACTAGATAGCCGAGCCAGGCGGCGACAGCGGCGAGCGCCCCGGCGAGTTCGATGACGATCAGAAGGCCGACTGTCTTAGTGGCGGTGATGCCGCCGGTCCAGCCCGCCTTCAGGTCTTTCAGTCGGACGGCTTCGGCTACGACAGTGCCCACGATGAAACCGAGCGGCAGCCCGATGACGGGCACCACGAAGAACCCGATGATGCCGAGCAGTCCGCCGACGACGAGTGACCAGCGTCCGACGTCCGACTTCGCGAGCGATCGCCCGCCGATCACGTACTTGACGATCCAGGCGATCGCCATGCACGCCACGGCCGCGGCGAACACCCACCATGCGGTGCCGCCGGAGAGGATCGCCCAGATCAGGATTCCGGCCGCGACCAGCACTGTTCCCGGTAGCAGTGGCACGACGATGCCGACGAGCCCCACCGCCATGAGGACGCTGACTCCGGCATATGCCCAGGTGTTCACATCGACCATGTAAGCAGGCCGTGGCATACGGTGGGGACCGTGGTTCTCGACGTCACGCCCGCCGGGCGCTTCGCTCCGTCGCCGTCCGGCGATCTGCACATCGGAAATCTGCGGACCGCGGTCCTCGCCGATCTGTTCGCCCGCACGTCGGGCCGACGGTTCCTCATGCGTGTGGAAGACCTCGACCGCGTGCGCGAGGGCGCCGAGGAGCGTCAGCTCGCCGACCTCGCAGCGCTCGGCATCCGGTGGGCCGAGCCGGTGATCCGTCAGTCCGAGCGCCGCGATGTGTACACCGCGGTGGTCGACGGATTGACCGCGGAAGGTCGCACTTTCGAGTGCTTCTGCACGCGCCGGGAGATCCTCGACGCACCGTCCGCGCCGCACGCCCCGCAGGGCGCCTACCCCGGCACCTGCCGCGACCTGACCGATGCCGAGCGTGATGAGCGGCGCCGCACCCGCCCGGCGGCGATCCGGTTGCGTGCCGATGTCACGGAGTTCACCGTCCACGATGCGCTGCACGGTCCGTTCACCGGCGACGTCGACGACTTCGTCCTGCGTCGCAACGACGGGACGCCCGCGTACAACCTGGCCGTGGTCGTCGACGACACCGCGACCGGCGTCGACCAGGTGGTCAGGGGCGACGACTTGCTGAGCTCGGCACCCCGGCAGGCCTATCTCGCGACGCTACTCAGTGCGACGCCGCCGGAGTACGTGCACGTCCCGATGGTCCTGAACAGGAACGGAGCGCGTCTGGCCAAACGGGACGGCGCCGTCACTCTGTCCGACCTCGCCGAGCAGGGAGTCGACTCGGCCGGGGTCCTGTCCATGATCGCGGCGTCGCTGGGCATGGCCGGCGAGGGTGAGGCGGTCACCATCGACGTCCTCGCATCACGCTTCGACCCGGCCCGACTTCCTCGCGAACCGTGGGTGTTCGAGCCACGCACAGGGTCCGGGCATGGCGGTGCCCCCGCCTGAGCAGCTCAGGCGGGGTTGCGCACCACGTCGACCCCGGGTGGGGCCGGTGGTCCCGGTGGTGGTGCCGGGATTCGGCAGGAGAGCCACTTCTCCACTGCCGATCCGGACTGGGTGGCCCGGATCGCCGGGAGGAGCTTCTCCGGCTGCAGCGAGTGGTTGACCTTCCACGGCTCGTTCGAGCCGGTGGGTCGCCAGCCGACCCGGCCCTTGAACGGGCCCGAGGTCAGGATGGTGGTCTCCCATCCGCCGGGTGTGGTGGAGACGCTGCGGTTATGTCCTCCGCACGCACCGCCCAGGTGGTCGATGTCGGTCGGGCCGCCGTCTTGCCAGTCGGGCATGTGATGCGCCTGGGTGCGGGACCACGGGGTGGTGCAGCCGGGTGCGGTGCAGCCGCGGTCCCGGCCGAACAAAGCTAGGCGTTGCGCCAGCGACGCCAGACGCTTGCCGCGACCCAGGTACAGAACCTGCGACGACTGGCCCTCGAACACTTCGAGCCACGGGGTCGCGTCGACGGCGAGGTCGACCAGATCGGCCACGGGCAGACGCGTGCCGGTCGCGGTGACCGCAACACCTGCCCGGTTTTCGAGGTCTTCGAGCGATGCGGTGACCACCAAATGCGACGGGAGGGCGACGGAGTCGCCGAGGGCGCCGTTGGCGAGGAGGTGGTCGAGCATTGCTTCGAGTGCGTCATGGTTGCGCTGGGACTGCGACCGGACATCCCGTTCGCGGGCGGCGGAGAGTGCCTCGGCGTCGGCGCCGTAGGCGGCGCCGCGGGGTGACTCGGGGTCGTCGGGGTTGTTCATCCCGGGTTCTGCCCAGAGGGTGAGGATTGCTTCGAGCTTGGCGCGAAGCGCCGGCGACAGTTGTGCCCGGATCTTGGACATCAGGCGCTTGTCCTGCGGTTGGATCGCGAATCCTCGGGTCCGGGCGCGGTCAGCGTCGTCAGTCAGGGAGCCGTCGGGGTCGAGGTGGGCCAGGATGCGGCGTCCGACTTCGCGGGTGCCCTCCGGGGTCAGGTCGCGGGACAGTTCGGCGAGCTCAGCTTCGGCACGAGCCTTGTCCTCGGCCGGGATGGCGGCGGGGATCTCCTCGATCACGGCGACGATCTCATTGACGTGGTCGACCGACAGGTCGCCATCGGCAACGGCGGCGGCGGTGGCCGGCAAGACCGGGTCAAGCTGATCGCCGGAGAAGTTGTACATCGGGCTGATCGCCAACGCCGCAGTCAGACGGCGCTTGCTCGCCCCGACACCGAGGCGCAGCGCGGAAGTCAGGTACTTGCCCGGCGTCTGCGCTCCCGCCTTGCGGTACGCGCCGCGGGTAGAGACCTCCGCGAAGAGGCGGGCGTCCACGCCGTCCGCCCGACGGTGCGAACGCTCAAGAACATCCGCAGCGAGCAGGACATCGTCGTCGGTCATCGCCGTAAGCGACACCGACGAGAGCTTCGCGGCCACCTCATCCTGCAGGTGAGCCAGTTCGAGAGGCGAATCGGGGAGATCAAATGTGTCGATCATGGCGTTCGCCCCCCCCTTCAGAGAGCCTTGGGTAGTGTCCGGTTTTGCTGTTATCTCCAGTGTAAACCTATTGTGCGACAAATCATAGCGTTTTCGTAAATCCGTTCGATTCTGGGGAAAGCCAGTCGTTCCAACTGTTCTCCAAGCGACGACTCCTACGCTGAGCGTGTTCACGACGTCATCGGCGGCGTCGGAAGTTTCCGGACATCACTGGACCAGGAGGACTGAAGTGACAATCTCTACTCTCATGCGCGGACTCGTCGTCACCGCATCGGCCTGCGCGCTTGTCGTAGGAGTCGCCTCGTGCAGCAAGGACGACTCGTCGAGCAGCTCCGCTTCCACCACGAGCAACTCGACGACGCCCACGGCGACCACCAGCTCTGCTCCGACGACGTCCAGCAGCACGGGTGCGAACCCGACGATCGCCGACTACATCAAAGAACAGGGCATCACCGAGACGAAGGCGACCCCGGGAGAGGACGGTGCTCCCAGCGTCGACATGCCTACACCCGACGGCTGGGCACAGGTCGAGAAGAGCGACCTGCCCGAGTACGCCCTCGGCGCGATCAAGTACTCCGGCGCTCAGGGCTCCAACTACACCGCGAACATCGTGGCGTTGTTCTCGAAACTGACCGGCCCCGTCGACGTGGACAAGCTCTTCGAACTCGCGCCGGGCGAACTCCGCAACCTCGACGACTTCAGTGAGATCGGGTCGGGACACAAGTCCACGCTGTCCGGATTCGGGTCGTACAAGATGGCCGGGCAGTACACCCTCAAGGGCATGACGGTGCTCACCGCGCAGCAGACCGTCGTCATCGAGGCCGCCGACGCCGTGTACGTCCTCCAGCTGAACGCCACCAGCAATGAGGATCAGGCCGACGCGCTGCAGAAGGCCATGGACCAGATCGACGAGCAGACCAAGATCACCGCATAGGTGTCACGCGAGTACGGACCCGACACCGCGAAGGTGTCGGGTCCGTACGTGGCCTGGAAGGGTCAGAGCTGGTCGATGCGGACGAGGTTGCCCGACGGGTCGCGGAACGCGCAGTCGCGGACCCCGTAGTTCTGGTCGGTCGGCTCCTGCACCACGTCGGCTCCGGCCGCGGCGACCTTCTCGAACAGCGCGTCGAGGTCGTCGGAGGCGAGAGTCACCGCGCCGTACGACCCCTTCGCCATGAGATCGAGGATGGTCGCCCGCTCGGCGTCGGTGATGCCGGGGTCGACGGCCGGCGGGTGAAGCACGATCGACACGTCGCTCTGCCCGACGGGTCCCAAGGTGATCCACCGGAGGTCGTTGTAGCCGACGTCCTTACGGACCTCGAAGCCGAGCATGTCGCGGTAGAACTTCAGCGATTCGTCGGCGTCGTTGTGAGGGAGGAATGCGTACTGGATCTTCACGTTCATGGTCATGCCGTCGACGTTATTCGGCGGTCGGACGACGCGCTTCTCGATTCCTGACCGGTCTTGCGACCTGTTTGGCGAGGCATGCGGGGACGCCGTCCCATTCGCTCCCGTTGTTGCGCTGATACACGCTCGGCGGCACGCCGACGAGCTCGGTGAATCTGGTGCTGAACGTCCCCAGCGACGACGACCCGACCGCGAAGCAGACCTCGGTCACAGACATGTCGCCCCGCCTGAGCAACGTCATCGCACGTTCCACCCGCCGCGTCATCAGATACGAGTACGGCGATTCCCCGTAGACACGTTTGAACTCGCGGCTCAGGTGGCCTGCCGACATGAACACGCCGCTCGCGAGTTCTTCCACGTTGAGCGGCTTGTCGAATTCGCGGTCGATCCGGTCCCGAACCCGACGCATCGCGACGACAGTCTGCCGTCTGGTGTCCCGATCGTCGGCCATGGCCCGCCCGCTCAGCTGTTGCGGCCGCGCGCGGCGACAGTCCATCGTCCGACGACGAGCCCGCCGCGCGCCACCGCGACGTCGTCGACGAGGTTCAACACCGGGCACACGTGGTTGGGGACAACCCGGATGCGCGAGCCGAGCGCCGGCAGCGCCGCACGCTTGGGGAACTCGACCGTCGCGTGGTGCTCCGACAGGGCCGTGACTCGCGCGTCCGGATGATCGCGCAGCCGCGCGAACCCGGTGGTCCACCCCGGACGGTCGCTGCCGAGCACTTTGCTTCCGGAGTCGAGGACGATGCGGCGGTTGGCCGGGCCCTCGTGCCTGCTGACAACCGTGGCGAGCACGGTGAGCGCGATGTCGTCGGGTTCGATACGCCCGAGCTCCCACTGCTGGGCGTCGCCGAACACGTAGACGCCCGGCCGGGCTTCGGTGAGCACGTCGGCGTCGGACAGCAGCGCGCTCGGAGTGGACCCACCACTGCGGACGTCCACGCGGAATCCGGCCTCGGTGAGGAGGTCGGCCGCATCCCGCAGAGTTGTCGCCTCCTGCGTCGCCGCGGGCACCTGAGCGTCGGGCCCGTAGCTGTGGCCGGGGAAGGTGAACACACCGCTCACCCGCAGGCCCGCATCGGCGGCGGCCTTCGCGACGTCGACCACGTCGTCGACGAGCGCGCCGGTGCGGTGATGCCCGCTGTCGACCTCGATGACCACTTCGACCCTGGAGACGGCATCGCCGAGCAGCCGCGCCGCGGTCACCGCGGCCGGCGCGGAGTCGATTCCGAATGAGATGTCCACCCGCTTCGCGAGTGCTGCGAGTCGCGCGGCTGACGACCGTGTGAGCCACAGCGGGTAGGCGATGAACAGATCGTCGACCCCGGCGTCGGCGAAGACCTCCGCCTCGCCGATCGTCGCGACGGACAGCCCGACGGCCCCTGCCTTGATCTGCTTGTGAGCGATCTCGACGATCTTGTGCGTTTTGGCGTGGGGTCGCAGGTCGACGCCCTTGGCGGCCATCGCATCGGCCATCGCGGCGATGTTCCGGTCCAGGACATCGGCGTCGACGATCACAGTCGGAGTGCCGACCATGTCACCCATTGCGCTTGGTCCCCGCGTAGTAGCGGCCGAGGAACTCGTCGCGGTACTCGACGTAGTTCCCGTCCTCGATCGCCTTGCGAGCTCGGTCGACGAGCGTGATGGTGAACGACAGGTTGTGCAGTGTCGCCAAGGTCGACGCCAGTCCTTCCTTCGCCTTGAACAGGTGATGCAGGTAGGCCCGCGTGTACTGGGTGGAGTAGTTGTCGAGTTCCGCGTCGAGCGGAGTGAAATCGCGTTTGAACTTGGCGTTCGTGATGTTGTAGCGGCCGTCGAACGAGTAGATGGCCCCGTTGCGCGCGACGCGCGTCGGGGAGACGCAGTCGAAGGTGTCGGCGCCGTTCTCGATGGCAGTGAAGATGTCGTCCGGCTCGCTGATGCCGAGCAGGTGCCGGGGTGCGTCGTCGGGCATCTCGTCGGTGACCCACCCGACGATGGTGCCGAGGTTGTCTTTCTCAAGGGCGCCGCCGATGCCGTAGCCGCCGAAACCCTTGCCGCCGTTGTCGCGGTCGATGCGACTCAGTTCCACGAGGTCGCGTGTGGCCTTGCGCCGCAGGTCCTCGTACTGGGCACCCTGAATCACTCCCCACAGCGCCTGCTGCGGGCGGTGTGAACGCTCGGTCGACAGCCTGTTGTGCTCGGCCAGGCAGCGGATGGCCCACTGCCGGGTCCGCTCCAGCGACTGCTCCTGGTACCCGCGGGTGTTCATCAGCGTGGTGAGTTCGTCGAACGCGAAGATGATGTCGGCGCCGAGCTGGTGCTGGATCTGCATCGACACCTCCGGGGTGAACCGGTGGCTGGTGCCGTCGATGTGCGATTTGAAGGTGACGCCGTCGTCGTCGACGTTCGCCAGGCGCTCTTTGCCCTCGGCGATGATCGTGTCGTCCTGCGGACCGGTCGCGTCCATCGAGATGACCTTCTTGAACCCGACGCCGAGCGACATCACCTGAAAGCCGCCACTGTCGGTGTACGTCGGTCCGGGCCAGTTCATGAAGCGCCCGAGACCACCCGCTTCGTCGACGATGTCGGAGCCGGGTTGCAGGTACAGGTGGTAGGCGTTCGCCAGCACGGCCTGCGCCCCGAGCGCTGCCACCTGTTCGGGCACCACGGTCTTCACCGTCGCCTTGGTTCCGACGGGCACAAAAGCCGGCGTCTGGATCTCTCCGTGCGGAGTGACGATGGTGCCGGTACGACCGGCCGTCCCGTCGAGGGTGGAACGCCGGATGAACTCACTGCTGGTCACGAGGACCCATTGTTCCAGGTTCGCTACCGTGGGGACCATGATGACTCGCACGATGAAGCTCGCCGCAACCGCAGTCCTGGGCCTCGCGCTCGCCGGAACCGTCGCCGCATGCGGTGACGAGACCGCTGCCCCGAGCGCCGAGTCGACGTCGACCACCGCGGCGGTCACTCCCCCGACCGACCGCAGTGTCCCCGTCGTGCCAGGTCGCAAGCCCACATCGGAGACGGCCACCACTCCGGAGTCGAGCACCCCGGACGATGCGAAGTCGTGCGGACCGGCGAAGGGCCCCGACGGAGCGCTGCAGATCCATCTCGTCGAGGGCGACGTGACGTGCGCGACCGCGAAGGCCATCGCGAAGGAGTACAGCCCGCTCATCGCGACCGGTCAGACGCAGAAGGTCCGCGACTGGGAGTGCGGCCCGTCCACCGTCACCGGTGAACTCGCCCGATGCACCTACGACTCCAAGGCCTTCGCCCTGGTCCCGTAGCCACCTGGATCTACGCGAGCGCCTGCGCGACGCGTTCGAGCTGAGCGACGCGGCTGCCCTTCACCAGGACCGCGTCGCCCTCGGACAGGTCACCGAGTGCCGCGACGGCCCCCGCTACGTCCGCCACGTGGATCACTCCGGTGTCGCCGTAGGCGGGTTCGTCGACGGCGATGACGGTGATCCCCAGTTCCGTCGCCTGGCGCGCAACGTCCCGGTGGGCGGCCGGACCGTCTGCGCCGAGCTCGGCCATCGTCCCGACAACGGCGAAACGTCGCCGTGCGTCGAGGCGATGCAGCGACGAGAGACCGGCGATCATCGACGTCGGGTTCGCGTTGTAGGCGTCGTTGATCACCGTGACGCCCGCAGCCGTTGTGCTCATCTCCATGCGGAGCCCGGAGAGCGCGGCATCGTTCAACCCGGACGGCAGGGCTTCGAGCGGAACGCCGAGCCCACACGCAGCGGCGGCCGCAGCCAGCGCGTTCGGGACTTGGTGCTCGCCACGTGCCTGCAGCGCGACCGGCGTCGAACCCCAAGGGCTGTGCAGCGTGAACGATGGTCGGAGCTGCGCGTCGAGCACCACATCGGTGGCGCGGACGTCGGCGTCGTCGGCGACCCCGTACGTGAGGACCCGCGCCTGCGTGCGCGACCGCATGGCCTTGACCACCGCGTGATCGGCGTTGAGGACTGCGATTCCGTCGGTGGGCAGTGATTCGACGAGTTCGCCCTTGGCTTGAGCGACGTCGTCGAGGGTTCCGAACATCTCCAAGTGGACGGCTTCGACGCGGGTGATGACACCGACCGTCGGGGACGCGATGCCACAAAGAAGCGCGATGTGCCCGACTCCTCGCGCGCCCATCTCGAGGACGACGGCCTCAGTGTCGTCGGGCGCACCGAGAAGCGTGAGCGGCAGGCCCAGTTCGTTGTTGAACGACTTCTCACTGGCCGCCGTGCGGTACGTGGTCGCGAGGACACCTGCGAGCAGATCCTTCGTCGACGTCTTGCCGACGGACCCGGTCACACCGACGACCCGCGGTGGAAGTGACGCGCGGACCGCCCGACCGATGTCTGCGAGGGCAACTGCGGTGTCGGAGACCTGCACAGCTGTTGCACTCACCGCGGGATCCGGTGCGCGGTCTGTCAGGTAGACGGTGGCGCCAGCGTCGACGGCGACCGGAATGAAATCGTGACCGTCACGCGCTGCGACGATCGGCACGAACAGCTGACCGGGGGCGATAGTGCGCGAGTCGATACTCGCCGAAACGACCTGGACGTCCGGCCCGTGAAGGGTTCCAGCGGTGGCTGCTGCGATCTGACTGGCGAGGAGGTGCACGAAGAGAAACGCTACAGGCGAACACGTATCCTGGCACCCATGAGCACCCCCCTGCTGCGCTTGGTCGTCCTCTACGGCGGAGTGTCCGCCGAGCACGACGTGTCGCGGGTTAC
This genomic window from Gordonia sp. PDNC005 contains:
- a CDS encoding DUF456 domain-containing protein gives rise to the protein MNTWAYAGVSVLMAVGLVGIVVPLLPGTVLVAAGILIWAILSGGTAWWVFAAAVACMAIAWIVKYVIGGRSLAKSDVGRWSLVVGGLLGIIGFFVVPVIGLPLGFIVGTVVAEAVRLKDLKAGWTGGITATKTVGLLIVIELAGALAAVAAWLGYLVAT
- the gluQRS gene encoding tRNA glutamyl-Q(34) synthetase GluQRS; protein product: MGTVVLDVTPAGRFAPSPSGDLHIGNLRTAVLADLFARTSGRRFLMRVEDLDRVREGAEERQLADLAALGIRWAEPVIRQSERRDVYTAVVDGLTAEGRTFECFCTRREILDAPSAPHAPQGAYPGTCRDLTDAERDERRRTRPAAIRLRADVTEFTVHDALHGPFTGDVDDFVLRRNDGTPAYNLAVVVDDTATGVDQVVRGDDLLSSAPRQAYLATLLSATPPEYVHVPMVLNRNGARLAKRDGAVTLSDLAEQGVDSAGVLSMIAASLGMAGEGEAVTIDVLASRFDPARLPREPWVFEPRTGSGHGGAPA
- a CDS encoding HNH endonuclease signature motif containing protein, which gives rise to MIDTFDLPDSPLELAHLQDEVAAKLSSVSLTAMTDDDVLLAADVLERSHRRADGVDARLFAEVSTRGAYRKAGAQTPGKYLTSALRLGVGASKRRLTAALAISPMYNFSGDQLDPVLPATAAAVADGDLSVDHVNEIVAVIEEIPAAIPAEDKARAEAELAELSRDLTPEGTREVGRRILAHLDPDGSLTDDADRARTRGFAIQPQDKRLMSKIRAQLSPALRAKLEAILTLWAEPGMNNPDDPESPRGAAYGADAEALSAARERDVRSQSQRNHDALEAMLDHLLANGALGDSVALPSHLVVTASLEDLENRAGVAVTATGTRLPVADLVDLAVDATPWLEVFEGQSSQVLYLGRGKRLASLAQRLALFGRDRGCTAPGCTTPWSRTQAHHMPDWQDGGPTDIDHLGGACGGHNRSVSTTPGGWETTILTSGPFKGRVGWRPTGSNEPWKVNHSLQPEKLLPAIRATQSGSAVEKWLSCRIPAPPPGPPAPPGVDVVRNPA
- a CDS encoding LpqN/LpqT family lipoprotein, producing the protein MTISTLMRGLVVTASACALVVGVASCSKDDSSSSSASTTSNSTTPTATTSSAPTTSSSTGANPTIADYIKEQGITETKATPGEDGAPSVDMPTPDGWAQVEKSDLPEYALGAIKYSGAQGSNYTANIVALFSKLTGPVDVDKLFELAPGELRNLDDFSEIGSGHKSTLSGFGSYKMAGQYTLKGMTVLTAQQTVVIEAADAVYVLQLNATSNEDQADALQKAMDQIDEQTKITA
- a CDS encoding VOC family protein; translation: MNVKIQYAFLPHNDADESLKFYRDMLGFEVRKDVGYNDLRWITLGPVGQSDVSIVLHPPAVDPGITDAERATILDLMAKGSYGAVTLASDDLDALFEKVAAAGADVVQEPTDQNYGVRDCAFRDPSGNLVRIDQL
- a CDS encoding AraC family transcriptional regulator, which encodes MADDRDTRRQTVVAMRRVRDRIDREFDKPLNVEELASGVFMSAGHLSREFKRVYGESPYSYLMTRRVERAMTLLRRGDMSVTEVCFAVGSSSLGTFSTRFTELVGVPPSVYQRNNGSEWDGVPACLAKQVARPVRNREARRPTAE
- a CDS encoding alanine racemase → MGDMVGTPTVIVDADVLDRNIAAMADAMAAKGVDLRPHAKTHKIVEIAHKQIKAGAVGLSVATIGEAEVFADAGVDDLFIAYPLWLTRSSAARLAALAKRVDISFGIDSAPAAVTAARLLGDAVSRVEVVIEVDSGHHRTGALVDDVVDVAKAAADAGLRVSGVFTFPGHSYGPDAQVPAATQEATTLRDAADLLTEAGFRVDVRSGGSTPSALLSDADVLTEARPGVYVFGDAQQWELGRIEPDDIALTVLATVVSRHEGPANRRIVLDSGSKVLGSDRPGWTTGFARLRDHPDARVTALSEHHATVEFPKRAALPALGSRIRVVPNHVCPVLNLVDDVAVARGGLVVGRWTVAARGRNS
- the tgt gene encoding tRNA guanosine(34) transglycosylase Tgt, which produces MVPTVANLEQWVLVTSSEFIRRSTLDGTAGRTGTIVTPHGEIQTPAFVPVGTKATVKTVVPEQVAALGAQAVLANAYHLYLQPGSDIVDEAGGLGRFMNWPGPTYTDSGGFQVMSLGVGFKKVISMDATGPQDDTIIAEGKERLANVDDDGVTFKSHIDGTSHRFTPEVSMQIQHQLGADIIFAFDELTTLMNTRGYQEQSLERTRQWAIRCLAEHNRLSTERSHRPQQALWGVIQGAQYEDLRRKATRDLVELSRIDRDNGGKGFGGYGIGGALEKDNLGTIVGWVTDEMPDDAPRHLLGISEPDDIFTAIENGADTFDCVSPTRVARNGAIYSFDGRYNITNAKFKRDFTPLDAELDNYSTQYTRAYLHHLFKAKEGLASTLATLHNLSFTITLVDRARKAIEDGNYVEYRDEFLGRYYAGTKRNG
- the murF gene encoding UDP-N-acetylmuramoyl-tripeptide--D-alanyl-D-alanine ligase; this translates as MHLLASQIAAATAGTLHGPDVQVVSASIDSRTIAPGQLFVPIVAARDGHDFIPVAVDAGATVYLTDRAPDPAVSATAVQVSDTAVALADIGRAVRASLPPRVVGVTGSVGKTSTKDLLAGVLATTYRTAASEKSFNNELGLPLTLLGAPDDTEAVVLEMGARGVGHIALLCGIASPTVGVITRVEAVHLEMFGTLDDVAQAKGELVESLPTDGIAVLNADHAVVKAMRSRTQARVLTYGVADDADVRATDVVLDAQLRPSFTLHSPWGSTPVALQARGEHQVPNALAAAAAACGLGVPLEALPSGLNDAALSGLRMEMSTTAAGVTVINDAYNANPTSMIAGLSSLHRLDARRRFAVVGTMAELGADGPAAHRDVARQATELGITVIAVDEPAYGDTGVIHVADVAGAVAALGDLSEGDAVLVKGSRVAQLERVAQALA